From Vigna radiata var. radiata cultivar VC1973A unplaced genomic scaffold, Vradiata_ver6 scaffold_315, whole genome shotgun sequence, one genomic window encodes:
- the LOC106780384 gene encoding primary amine oxidase-like, which produces MKLLVFLFLITLFMSCTTSASTIKHPLDPLTPSEFKLVRTTVQKTYKASSPTLTFQYIGLDEPDKALVLSWESSNAKTKAAKVPPRRALVIARFKKQTLEISVDLSKGSIVSTKVHTGQGFPMITFDEQDAVTELPFKYKPFVESVQKRNLNISDVVCSTSSVGWYGEIKSKRTLKLQCFYTKGSSNLFARPLEGITVVADLDERKIVEYYDNFNIPVPKAEDTEYVATKQKPPFGPTLMGAAFVQPNGPGFKIDGHSISWANWKFHVGYDIRAGPMISLASIYDLQQQRYRRVLYRGYISEFFVPYMDPTVNWYFKTFLDSGEFGFGQSMVSLEPLADCPANAAFLDAYFAGEDGVPVKISNAICIFEKYAGDIMWRHTESELHDEEIREVRVDASLVVRTVSTVGNYDYIIDWEFKPSGSIKMGVGLTGILGIKGTSYTHVDQIKENVFGTLLSENTIGVHHDHYLTYHLDLDIDGEANSFMKTNLETVTVSDESSGRKSYWSVVREIGKTEADGRIKLGLKASELAIVNPNKQTKAGNKIGYRLFPGTVAHPLLLSDDYPQIRGGFTNYNVYVTPYNKSEKWAGGLYADQSRGEDTLAVWSLRNRSIENQDIVLWHTVGIHHVPCQEDHPIMPTLSGGFEIKPTNFFERNPVLKAKTPKSMRLPKCNSQP; this is translated from the exons ATGAAGCTGCTGGTTTTCTTATTTCTAATAACTCTCTTCATGTCTTGCACTACTTCAGCATCCACCATTAAACACCCCTTAGACCCTTTAACTCCATCTGAGTTCAAGTTGGTTAGAACCACAGTCCAAAAAACATACAAAGCTTCATCTCCCACACTAACCTTTCAATACATTGGCTTGGACGAGCCAGACAAAGCGTTAGTCCTATCATGGGAATCTTCAAACGCCAAAACCAAAGCCGCGAAAGTACCACCTCGTCGTGCTTTAGTCATTGCCCGTTTCAAAAAACAAACCCTTGAGATCAGTGTTGACTTGTCGAAAGGGTCCATTGTCTCCACCAAAGTGCACACTGGGCAAGGCTTCCCTATGATCACGTTTGATGAGCAAGACGCTGTTACGGAGCTTCCTTTTAAGTACAAACCCTTCGTGGAGTCAGTGCAGAAAAGGAACCTTAATATATCCGATGTTGTCTGCTCAACATCCTCGGTCGGGTGGTATGGGGAGATAAAGAGCAAACGGACACTGAAGCTGCAGTGCTTTTACACGAAAGGATCTTCTAACTTGTTTGCAAGACCGTTGGAGGGTATTACAGTGGTTGCTGATCTTGATGAGAGAAAGATAGTTGAATATTATGACAACTTTAATATTCCTGTGCCTAAGGCTGAGGACACTGAGTACGTAGCTACAAAGCAAAAGCCACCATTTGGACCAACGTTGATGGGAGCAGCTTTTGTGCAACCAAACGGACCAGGATTCAAGATCGATGGTCATTCTATCAG TTGGGCAAACTGGAAGTTCCATGTGGGATATGATATTCGAGCTGGGCCAATGATCTCCCTAGCGTCGATTTATGATCTTCAACAGCAAAGGTATCGCCGAGTGTTATACAGAGGATATATATCAGAGTTCTTTGTGCCATATATGGACCCAACTGTAAATTGGTACTTCAAGACCTTTCTTGACAGTGGTGAATTCGGGTTTGGCCAATCCATGGTGTCACTTGAACCTTTGGCTGATTGCCCAGCCAATGCTGCATTTTTGGATGCATATTTTGCAGGAGAAGATGGTGTACCAGTCAAAATTTCTAATGCAATTTGTATCTTTGAGAAGTATGCTGGGGATATCATGTGGCGCCACACAGAATCAGAACTCCATGACGAGGAG ATAAGGGAGGTTAGGGTTGATGCGAGCCTGGTGGTGAGAACTGTCTCAACTGTGGGCAACTATGATTATATCATAGATTGGGAGTTCAAGCCAAGTGGTTCCATAAAAATGGGG GTTGGTCTGACAGGAATTTTGGGTATCAAAGGAACATCATACACCCATGTGGATCAAATTAAGGAGAATGTGTTTGGTACATTGCTGTCAGAAAACACGATTGGTGTGCACCATGATCATTATCTCACATATCACCTTGACCTTGACATTGATGGCGAAGCCAACTCTTTTATGAAGACGAATTTGGAGACCGTGACAGTAAGCGACGAGAGTTCAGGAAGGAAAAGTTACTGGTCTGTGGTGCGTGAAATTGGTAAGACAGAGGCTGATGGTCGAATCAAACTTGGTTTGAAGGCATCTGAACTAGCAATTGTAAATCCCAATAAGCAAACAAAGGCTGGAAACAAAATAGGGTATCGTTTGTTCCCAGGAACAGTGGCTCACCCACTTTTGCTCAGTGATGATTATCCACAAATAAGAGGTGGCTTCACCAATTATAATGTGTATGTAACACCGTATAACAAGTCTGAGAAATGGGCAGGGGGGCTATATGCTGATCAGAGCAGAGGAGAAGACACTTTAGCTGTTTGGAGTCTGAG GAATAGGAGCATTGAAAATCAGGACATAGTTCTATGGCATACAGTGGGGATTCATCATGTGCCATGTCAGGAAGATCATCCTATCATGCCAACACTGAGTGGTGGATTTGAGATAAAGCCAACCAATTTCTTCGAGAGAAATCCGGTTCTTAAAGCCAAAACTCCAAAATCTATGCGTTTGCCCAAGTGCAACTCTCAACCCTaa